Proteins encoded by one window of Candidatus Woesearchaeota archaeon:
- a CDS encoding 30S ribosomal protein S9: protein MKPLQFSGKRKTAIARATLVEGTGRLSLNNAPIETVTPEILRMKILEPIIIAGDSAKKVDIKVTVHGGGINGRADAARLAIAKSLAAYNPALKEEFQRYDRHLLVADVRHKEAKKPNRHGNARGKVQKSYR, encoded by the coding sequence ATGAAACCATTGCAATTTTCAGGAAAAAGGAAAACCGCAATAGCGAGGGCAACCCTTGTTGAGGGAACAGGAAGATTAAGCCTGAACAACGCGCCAATTGAAACAGTGACTCCGGAAATTCTCAGAATGAAAATACTGGAACCTATTATTATTGCGGGGGATTCAGCAAAGAAGGTTGACATAAAGGTAACTGTACATGGCGGCGGAATAAACGGAAGGGCTGACGCAGCAAGACTTGCAATAGCGAAAAGCCTCGCAGCATACAATCCGGCCCTCAAGGAAGAATTCCAGAGATATGACAGGCACCTCCTTGTTGCAGATGTAAGGCATAAAGAAGCAAAGAAGCCAAACAGGCACGGAAATGCAAGAGGAAAGGTTCAGAAGTCATACAGATAA
- a CDS encoding DNA-directed RNA polymerase subunit N — protein sequence MIIPVRCWSCGKPIGHLWEEFEEKVRKGEDKKKILDSIGLERYCCRATFLGHVDLIDLVSRFKRV from the coding sequence ATGATAATTCCCGTTAGATGCTGGAGCTGCGGAAAGCCCATAGGACACCTGTGGGAGGAATTTGAGGAAAAAGTAAGGAAGGGAGAGGACAAGAAAAAAATCCTTGATTCCATAGGGCTTGAAAGATACTGCTGCAGGGCGACATTTCTTGGGCACGTTGACTTGATTGACCTTGTCTCAAGGTTCAAAAGGGTATAA